The following proteins are co-located in the Pseudoalteromonas ulvae UL12 genome:
- a CDS encoding MFS transporter: MTQRTPFGSNFYIANAMEIFERLAWYGFFTLSSLYMTSPIAQGGLGFSDKERGFLQGMIPFLLYLFPVITGALADRYGYKKMFIISFIIMAPSYYMLGQVTEFWSFCAVFLGVAIGAACFKPIVVGTVARVTDDTNRGLGFGIFYTMVNVGGFLGPLIAGYMRVIGWDMVFIMSSLWIVLNFIPVIFFYHEPQKTTRTESLKTVLSQAQQVLGNARLAVVVIPLIIAIMIAAKGSISFTVFIQLSLIWLLINVIWSRLIKGSVGGVWYQETIRVGNKNFVTYLLILNGFWTMYLQLFITTPLYIRDFVNTQDLVMIIERFVPSWLDFLAAVNPEKLTEFIEHSILKGDVNDPMFTQALYFDLVNYKVMVPPELIKEGLNNVLKQTISASELTSNWINQHRQINPEYLINLDFALIVIVQIAISKLCNQLKAIPVIVSGTLLVAVGYIIGGLAHGMLLGGTLMVTSILVFAVGEMVASPKSQEYVAAIAPKENTAMYMGYYFVSMALGNLFAGLLSGWLYSELAKKANMPMMMWCIFAAIGGITAVLLMWFDAKLTRTQRTFSAESTLA, encoded by the coding sequence ATGACGCAACGTACCCCTTTTGGTTCGAATTTTTATATCGCTAACGCTATGGAGATTTTTGAACGATTAGCTTGGTATGGCTTTTTTACCTTATCGTCTTTATATATGACTAGCCCAATCGCACAGGGAGGCCTTGGTTTTTCAGATAAAGAACGGGGTTTTTTGCAAGGGATGATCCCATTTTTACTCTACCTATTTCCGGTGATTACTGGTGCACTGGCCGACCGATACGGTTATAAAAAGATGTTTATTATTTCGTTCATAATTATGGCCCCTAGTTATTATATGCTGGGTCAGGTTACTGAATTTTGGTCATTTTGTGCAGTTTTCTTAGGGGTAGCAATAGGCGCCGCTTGTTTTAAACCGATAGTTGTAGGCACAGTTGCTCGTGTCACTGATGATACAAATCGTGGCTTAGGGTTTGGAATTTTTTATACTATGGTCAATGTCGGTGGCTTTTTAGGGCCACTTATCGCGGGATATATGCGGGTAATTGGCTGGGATATGGTGTTTATCATGTCATCATTATGGATAGTGCTAAATTTTATCCCCGTTATTTTTTTCTACCATGAACCGCAAAAAACAACCCGTACAGAGAGCCTGAAAACAGTCTTATCACAAGCACAACAAGTGTTAGGAAATGCGCGTTTAGCTGTGGTTGTCATTCCGCTTATTATCGCAATTATGATTGCTGCAAAAGGGTCAATCAGCTTCACAGTGTTCATTCAGTTAAGTCTTATATGGCTATTAATTAATGTCATTTGGAGCCGATTAATTAAGGGCTCGGTGGGGGGAGTGTGGTATCAAGAAACAATTAGAGTCGGAAATAAAAATTTTGTCACTTATTTACTGATTTTAAATGGATTTTGGACCATGTATTTACAGTTATTTATTACCACTCCTTTGTATATTCGCGACTTTGTAAACACCCAAGATTTAGTCATGATAATTGAGCGTTTTGTGCCCAGTTGGTTGGATTTCCTCGCGGCTGTCAATCCAGAAAAACTGACTGAATTTATTGAACATTCTATTCTAAAAGGCGATGTTAATGACCCAATGTTTACTCAGGCGCTGTATTTTGATTTGGTTAATTATAAAGTAATGGTTCCACCTGAGTTGATCAAAGAGGGTCTTAATAATGTATTAAAGCAAACTATTAGCGCCTCAGAGCTCACCTCTAATTGGATTAACCAGCATCGTCAAATCAACCCAGAATACTTAATTAACTTAGACTTTGCTTTAATCGTGATAGTGCAAATCGCAATCAGCAAATTATGTAATCAGTTAAAAGCCATTCCAGTCATTGTCAGTGGCACACTCCTTGTCGCTGTTGGTTATATTATTGGCGGCTTAGCTCATGGTATGTTATTAGGTGGTACGTTAATGGTGACCTCAATTTTAGTGTTTGCTGTCGGTGAAATGGTGGCATCTCCAAAAAGCCAAGAATACGTGGCCGCAATCGCACCTAAAGAAAATACGGCCATGTATATGGGGTATTATTTTGTTTCTATGGCGTTAGGTAATTTGTTTGCCGGGTTATTGTCGGGCTGGTTGTATTCAGAGTTGGCCAAAAAAGCAAATATGCCAATGATGATGTGGTGCATATTTGCTGCCATAGGTGGGATCACCGCTGTGCTTTTGATGTGGTTTGATGCCAAATTAACGCGAACGCAGCGTACTTTTAGCGCTGAATCAACTCTCGCCTAA
- a CDS encoding UvrD-helicase domain-containing protein — MNVFILQAHFFARLFGFDNKLSIDHHTVHVYQNGQSSSVAWRDIQQPVEFKLGWFGYQIVIKTQGQSHVLRGMSVTGISTIQEVALSHWVTHHRQGLETAFTVIAKMVQGRFVRDSHVEQIQKIIDEQVHRWLPWAKSHRLDSDTTSLIDKLVTYTQLDNAAITAIRERYIRYQTGRYSAIFNAIESTPLTPKQAHACIVDNDANLILAGAGTGKTSVLIARVAYLLQSQQANSSELLLLAYGKQAATEMDQRLSRALAHRQVNSRTFHSLALAIVAEVEGKQPTLSKYADNSEALIHQLKQRFIRILSEDESYQASLVKYFNLTLPVKGRQQVQESAIQFIKRLTEQGQVLEFAVIICKLVPLYKSLVNPEQIAERIEPQLQPALAVVLSLLEPLRDDYQQLLTQEQAIDFDDMISLATHYVHSGQFKSPWRFIMVDEFQDISASRALLVKALVNQHPNANLFVVGDDWQAIYRFNGADLRLTTQFEHYFGQASHHQLTTTFRFNNKISQVAEPFILANPHQLKKQLNSATQVKQASVTVLTPDNALITSESALLHCLETMSQRGDTRIFILARNHFMLPDLPFRNTLQRRFIKLDIQFMTMHASKGKTADSVIIMGLNAGRHGFPSTQKNYWLADAFLAPENEFAFAEERRLFYVALTRAKHHVYLIAPYAQKSPFLLEILENTSELNQITINQDIAI, encoded by the coding sequence TTGAACGTATTTATATTACAGGCCCATTTTTTTGCCCGCCTTTTTGGCTTTGATAACAAGTTAAGCATTGATCACCACACCGTGCATGTTTACCAAAACGGGCAGAGTAGCAGTGTTGCATGGCGGGATATACAGCAGCCTGTAGAGTTCAAACTGGGTTGGTTTGGTTATCAAATCGTGATTAAAACCCAAGGGCAGAGTCACGTATTGCGGGGCATGTCTGTAACTGGCATCTCCACTATTCAAGAAGTCGCATTATCCCATTGGGTTACACATCATCGCCAAGGATTAGAAACAGCATTTACTGTGATCGCTAAAATGGTGCAAGGTCGGTTTGTGCGTGACTCACACGTGGAGCAGATACAAAAAATAATTGATGAACAGGTGCATCGTTGGCTTCCTTGGGCTAAAAGCCATCGACTCGATTCTGACACGACTTCATTAATCGACAAGCTTGTAACCTATACCCAATTAGATAATGCAGCGATTACCGCGATTCGAGAGCGCTATATCCGATATCAAACAGGCCGCTACAGCGCGATCTTTAATGCAATAGAATCGACACCATTGACCCCTAAACAAGCCCATGCGTGCATTGTGGATAATGATGCCAACTTAATTTTGGCCGGTGCAGGGACAGGCAAAACCAGTGTGTTAATCGCGCGAGTCGCGTATTTGTTGCAAAGCCAGCAGGCTAATAGTTCAGAATTACTACTGCTCGCATACGGAAAACAAGCGGCCACTGAAATGGACCAACGTTTGAGCCGTGCACTTGCGCATAGGCAAGTAAACAGCCGTACCTTCCATAGCTTAGCATTAGCGATTGTTGCTGAGGTTGAGGGTAAACAGCCGACACTGTCGAAATATGCTGACAACAGCGAGGCACTCATTCATCAATTGAAGCAGCGCTTTATTCGCATCCTCAGTGAAGACGAAAGCTATCAAGCAAGCTTGGTTAAGTACTTTAATCTTACTTTGCCAGTCAAAGGCAGGCAGCAAGTACAAGAAAGCGCCATCCAATTTATCAAGCGACTTACAGAGCAAGGGCAAGTGCTCGAGTTTGCGGTGATCATCTGTAAACTGGTGCCGTTATATAAAAGCTTAGTTAATCCAGAACAAATAGCAGAACGCATAGAGCCCCAGTTACAGCCAGCTTTAGCTGTTGTCTTATCTTTACTAGAGCCGTTACGAGATGACTATCAACAATTGTTAACTCAAGAACAAGCCATTGATTTTGACGATATGATTAGTTTGGCCACACATTATGTTCACTCAGGTCAATTTAAGAGTCCATGGCGCTTTATTATGGTCGATGAGTTTCAAGATATCTCTGCATCACGAGCATTGTTGGTTAAGGCTTTAGTCAATCAGCATCCTAATGCTAACTTATTTGTCGTAGGCGATGATTGGCAAGCCATCTATCGATTTAATGGTGCAGATCTGCGCTTGACGACTCAGTTCGAGCATTATTTTGGTCAAGCGAGTCATCATCAGTTAACCACTACGTTCCGTTTTAATAATAAAATTTCACAAGTGGCAGAGCCATTTATTTTAGCGAACCCTCATCAACTAAAAAAACAGCTTAATAGCGCCACGCAAGTTAAACAAGCTAGTGTGACAGTGCTAACACCTGACAATGCCCTTATTACGAGCGAGAGTGCTTTGTTGCATTGTTTAGAAACAATGAGTCAGCGAGGTGATACCCGTATTTTTATCCTAGCTCGCAATCACTTTATGTTGCCGGATTTACCTTTTCGAAATACGTTGCAGCGGCGGTTTATAAAACTCGATATTCAGTTTATGACTATGCATGCCAGCAAAGGAAAAACAGCGGACTCTGTGATTATTATGGGATTAAATGCTGGGCGACATGGTTTTCCATCAACACAAAAAAATTATTGGTTAGCTGATGCTTTTTTAGCTCCTGAAAATGAGTTTGCATTTGCAGAAGAGCGACGACTTTTTTATGTTGCTTTAACTCGAGCCAAACATCATGTGTACTTAATTGCACCTTATGCACAAAAGAGCCCCTTCTTGTTGGAAATTTTGGAAAATACATCTGAGTTAAATCAGATCACAATCAATCAAGATATTGCTATCTAG
- a CDS encoding mechanosensitive ion channel family protein, whose translation MVFTLRCIVTLLLTLSLSLHATLASVSSLPTVDANADEPSVQVYAYQDILRRDTPRGTLQGFLEAAYNQDFITAAKYLDVRYLPENMVKEDASLYAKQLQAIIERNIWINFSEVNDTPSGMANDGLPDYRDTFGAIAINGQEINLYLQKVPDQDIGFIWKISNATLAKVPKLYQDLGYGPLVEWFIENTPDGYLFKLNLWEWALLLSYLTLAFVIVMPITWLIKWFVLRTNNQFKLEISAIITGPFRLFLALALDRAWLANTTLSALATEIIDNAILFVLSIMWLVWSLIGLCQCIFREYLIKKGNKQGASLLRPLVNFVRVILLILAVLIWLESLGFNAGAILAGMGIGGIAIALASKQSIENLIGTMTLYSAAPIKVGHLCNFGGMRGTVEEIGLRCTRIRTVDRSVIHVPNAKLAEMEIENISEREKIRFKTDLRLDYSTTAEQLKAITTDIKALFERHELVDESPLRVTFKGFGLHGLEINIFAYLGTTSLPKYQFAAEELQFSIMDIVAQHGSKIVPVMPYVSPSA comes from the coding sequence ATGGTATTTACCCTGCGCTGTATTGTTACACTACTGTTGACTTTGAGCTTGTCGCTTCACGCAACTTTAGCGAGTGTATCTTCTCTTCCCACTGTCGATGCAAATGCTGATGAACCTAGTGTACAAGTATATGCGTATCAGGATATTCTTCGCCGTGATACACCCAGAGGCACATTACAAGGATTTTTAGAGGCCGCGTATAATCAAGATTTCATAACCGCTGCAAAATACCTCGATGTCCGCTATTTACCCGAAAACATGGTCAAAGAAGATGCCTCGCTTTACGCCAAACAATTACAAGCAATTATTGAGCGTAATATCTGGATCAATTTTAGCGAAGTGAATGATACCCCATCAGGCATGGCCAATGACGGCTTGCCTGACTACCGAGATACATTCGGAGCCATTGCAATCAATGGGCAAGAAATCAATCTCTATCTTCAAAAAGTACCGGATCAAGACATTGGTTTCATCTGGAAAATCTCCAATGCAACCTTAGCCAAAGTACCAAAACTCTATCAAGATCTCGGTTATGGCCCCCTTGTTGAATGGTTTATTGAAAATACGCCAGATGGCTATTTATTCAAGCTAAACCTGTGGGAGTGGGCGCTATTACTGTCTTACCTGACTCTTGCATTTGTAATTGTCATGCCAATTACATGGCTGATTAAATGGTTTGTTCTTCGGACAAATAACCAATTTAAACTAGAAATCAGTGCCATTATTACGGGTCCGTTTCGCCTATTTTTGGCACTCGCACTTGATCGTGCCTGGCTTGCAAATACCACTCTTTCTGCGTTAGCTACTGAAATTATTGATAACGCCATATTGTTTGTACTTTCTATTATGTGGTTGGTGTGGTCACTCATTGGCTTGTGCCAATGTATTTTCCGTGAATATTTAATTAAGAAAGGCAATAAACAAGGCGCTTCTCTGCTGCGCCCTTTAGTCAATTTTGTGCGCGTTATTTTATTAATATTGGCCGTGCTTATTTGGCTTGAATCACTTGGTTTTAATGCGGGTGCGATTTTAGCGGGTATGGGCATTGGCGGTATTGCGATTGCGTTAGCGTCTAAGCAATCAATTGAGAATTTAATTGGTACCATGACACTCTATTCTGCAGCCCCTATTAAAGTGGGCCATTTATGTAATTTTGGAGGTATGCGAGGTACAGTCGAAGAAATAGGTTTACGCTGTACACGTATTCGAACCGTTGATCGCTCAGTCATTCACGTACCTAATGCAAAACTCGCAGAAATGGAAATCGAAAATATTTCTGAGCGGGAAAAAATCCGTTTTAAAACCGATCTTCGTCTTGATTACTCGACCACAGCCGAGCAGCTTAAAGCCATTACTACCGACATAAAAGCATTATTTGAAAGGCATGAGTTAGTAGACGAAAGCCCATTACGCGTCACCTTTAAAGGGTTTGGCCTACATGGCTTAGAAATAAATATATTTGCTTACCTCGGCACCACTAGCCTACCTAAGTACCAATTTGCCGCTGAAGAACTTCAGTTTAGTATTATGGATATTGTTGCTCAGCATGGCTCTAAAATAGTGCCCGTGATGCCCTATGTTTCCCCTTCAGCATAA